The genomic segment GAAACTGTTAATCTGTCGTCGAGCACTAAGTTATCCTGAAGGGAGATCACAAGGGAAAAAATAACTGAAGGGGTCACGAGAAGGAGGGAGGAAAGTCGTTGAAGGGCACGCACCGTGTAGACCAACCCACTGCATGTTCTGTCCTGCCCTCCTCCGTTCCCACATCACACTCGCGTGCGGCGTGGTGCTGCGTCCTCTCCTCTGGCCGCGGGATCACTTCTGTGGCAACCGAAGTTCTTCTGGACAGGCGCCGTGGAGTTTTTCTCAGGTGCGTGAAAACTACTTTTTGATGATTTTAGAAAACGTTTTTGCACATAAAGATGCGTCGAATCTGTTTGGTAATAACTTTATGAAGGCAACAGGTCGTTTCTCATCTTCACCTCAGTATACCCGCTTAACTTCATACTGTACTCGATATTTGATAGATTCAATTATTattaacacttaaaagtggatatgcctttaaaataaactaaccaTAAAAAACAATTGAAATTATTTCTGATTGCTTTGGTTAATTGATGCGCAATTACGCATGTGAGCGCCTATTTGGCGTAAAGGTCTGACTACAAAATGTCCATTACGTATGTTTGGAATCAGTTTAGCATTTTATATCTTGtgttttcagctttaaacaAGTAAGAAAATTAGTCGCCGAGgctaaaataatatatatatatatatatatatatatatatatatatatatatatatatatatatatatagaaagagagagagagtgagagatacatatacatatatgtatgtgtgtgtgtgtatatatatatatatatatatatatagaaagagagagagatatacatatacatatacatatatatatatatatatataataaaattgtgttttcaCTTTACAATCTTTCAGTGTcattaattaaacaattttGCGGTTATTTCTAATCATCATAATCATAAATTTTCTTTCTCCCCtctttgccttttttatttttttattttgcaggctGGCTCTTATCGCCTCCTAGTGTGCATGCCAAgcatcaaacacaaaaagaattTTTGATTTTTAGAGGAAAACTCTCAAACCACAGGAAATCCTTTCTGAAAGCATCAAAAGGAGGGGAAAATCCTGCCCTGTGTACATACGTGCCAAGAGACGAAAGAATGCACAACCTCAGGACTATTTGACATCTTCTCTGTGGATCTAAAGAGATATAATCTACTTCTTGGGATCCCAAGAATGACCACTGAATCTTTCCTTGCTGTTTATCCTTCTGTAGCTCCACCTGCCGCTCCCATGTCTGCAGGAATGCTGCATATGTTTAGTGAGTACCGGAGCAATGCAGTTATCATAGAGCACTACAACTACACGGGGAAGCTGAATAAGAACAAGTACACGGATGGACTCAAACCTGAAGCCATAGCTTTCCTGCTGGTCTGCCTGCTTATTGTTGTAGAAAATGCTGTGGTGCTTCTGGCAATCTGGAAGAATAAGAAATTCCATATGCCCATGTACTATTTATTGGGCAATTTGACTCTCTCAGACCTGCTGGCAGGTTTCACCTACATGGTGAACATCATGACGTCTGGTGCCAACACGTTAAGCATGACCCCTGTGTTGTATTTCCTGAGGGAGGGCGGTGTGTTCATCATGCTGGCTGCCTCCGTCATCAGTCTGCTGGCCATCGCCATAGAGCGCCATGTCACCATGGTGAGGATGAAGCCGTACCAGGGGGACAAACAGGGGCGAATGTTTGCTCTGATTGGAGCCAGCTGGGTGCTGTCTGTGTTCCTGGGCGTCCTGCCTGTCCTGGGTTGGAACTGCATGGGGCAGTTGGACCAGTGCTCCACCGTCCTGCCCCTTTACGCCAAAAGCTACATCCTTTTCTGCATCACCATCTTCAGCGCCATCCTCATGTCCATCGTGGTGCTGTACGTCCGCATCTTCCGCATCGTCAAGGTCAACACCCAGCGCCTGGCTTTGGTCCCACAGCGGAAAGGTCTGTACCGCAAATCCCAGAAGTACATGGCACTGCTTAAAACGGTCACCATCGTCCTGGGAGTCTTCATCGCGTGCTGGCTGCCCCTTttcatcctcctcctgctgGATTTCTTCTGCCAAACCAAAAAGTGTGAGGTGCTCTTTAAGGCAGACTACTTCCTGGGCATCGCCATGTTCAACTCTCTCCTGAACCCCATCATCTACACGCTGACCAGCAAGGACATGAGGAAGGCCATCCTCAGGCTGCTTTGCCACCACTGCCTCGTAACCAAAGATGGACAAGTGAAAAAGTTTGGGATGCCCTTCTTAGATTGCAGCACCAGTAAGACGGACGGAGCCTCTCACAGACTGGAGGGACTGGAGACAACAGTGTCTTCTGGTAACTTTACACCCTCGTCCATTAAAGTTATTTATCCCAGGGTGTCTAAGACATGACACGGTGGCTCAGTCTGATCTGAGAGCAGACACTTGGActcaaaattaaactttttatatGGCCAAGGATCTTTTATCTCTACACTCAAAATTAAGCAAGCATGGGAAGAAgctaaatgttttgcactttgaaATAGTTTCATTTATCGGTTCAAATGGTTAGCACAATGTTTAAGGAGAAAGATGTTTTGGTTAAGCATTAATTTCTTAAGTTACTAAACACATTTTAGATAAACATCAATATCCATGTCATAATTGTAACTTGAAGtttcacaaaaaaaagcagcattaCTTTTGTATTTCATGACTCCTAATCAGGGCCAGTATTAAAAGGACATTTCATCTTATCCATGTTTGCACATAAAGAGAAATCAAAGACTTTGCGCAGCTGGTTCAGAGCGGGGAAAGCCCAGGCATAAGATTTACCCCGTTATCTCCCGCTGCCTTTGTAGCATCTAATGACAAGT from the Melanotaenia boesemani isolate fMelBoe1 chromosome 2, fMelBoe1.pri, whole genome shotgun sequence genome contains:
- the s1pr5a gene encoding sphingosine 1-phosphate receptor 5a, translating into MTTESFLAVYPSVAPPAAPMSAGMLHMFSEYRSNAVIIEHYNYTGKLNKNKYTDGLKPEAIAFLLVCLLIVVENAVVLLAIWKNKKFHMPMYYLLGNLTLSDLLAGFTYMVNIMTSGANTLSMTPVLYFLREGGVFIMLAASVISLLAIAIERHVTMVRMKPYQGDKQGRMFALIGASWVLSVFLGVLPVLGWNCMGQLDQCSTVLPLYAKSYILFCITIFSAILMSIVVLYVRIFRIVKVNTQRLALVPQRKGLYRKSQKYMALLKTVTIVLGVFIACWLPLFILLLLDFFCQTKKCEVLFKADYFLGIAMFNSLLNPIIYTLTSKDMRKAILRLLCHHCLVTKDGQVKKFGMPFLDCSTSKTDGASHRLEGLETTVSSGNFTPSSIKVIYPRVSKT